The following coding sequences lie in one Anas platyrhynchos isolate ZD024472 breed Pekin duck chromosome 15, IASCAAS_PekinDuck_T2T, whole genome shotgun sequence genomic window:
- the LLGL1 gene encoding lethal(2) giant larvae protein homolog 1 isoform X2 codes for MMKFRFRRQGADPHRERLRHDLFAFSKTVEHGFPSQPSALAYDPRLRVMAIGTKAGAVKLYGAPGVELTGLHKETATVTQLHFLAGQGWLLSLLDDNTLHLWEIYQKEGCSHLEETRSFGLPARPGCSPSITRVTVILPMALGAVACLGTEGGAVYFLTLPGLVLLEDKTLFQDEILQSVPDEYRCGKALGPVESIQEHPRDAGRLLIGYSRGLVALWDQSTRAVQHLFLGNQQLESLAWEHSGKSIVSSHSDGGYMVWAAGGSGQRTQQPVLSTIPYGPFPCKAINKILWRTCESGNPFIIFNGGMPRASYGDRHCVSVLQGQTLATLDFTSRVIDFFTVQNPEVPEGGFENPRALVVLVEEELVVIDLQTPGWPTIPAPYLAPLHSSAITCSYHISNVPLKLWERIVSVGEQQSPRLSSAAWPINGGKNLAQEPTQRGLLLTGHEDGTVRFWDASGVSLKPLYKLGTAGIFQTDCEHNDSLNQAGEEEWPPFRKVGCFDPYSDDPRLGIQKIALCKYTAKMVVAGTAGQVLVMELSDEKSEHAVSVATVDLLQDREGFTWKGHDRLAPRNGPLAFAPGFQPSVLVQCVPPAAVTAVTLHSEWNLVAFGTSHGFGLFDYYRRNPVLARCTLHPNDSLAMEGPLSRVKSLKKSLRQSFRRIRKSRVSGKKRLNPGSPSSKEANAQLAEQAGPPEVEMTPVQRRIEPRSADDSLSGVVRCLYFADTFLRDAAHHGPTMWAGTNSGSVFAYALEVPSQEKFSERAVEAVLGKEIQLMHRAPVVAIAVLDGRGNPLPEPYEVSRDLAKAPDMQGSHSMLISSEEQFKVFTLPKVSAKTKFKLTAHEGCRVRKVALVSLASAGPEERVENCLACLTNLGDIHIFTVPSLRPQVHYGCIRKEDISGIASCVFTKHGQGFYLISPSEFERFSLSARNVTEPLCCLEVSRLQDTSCLSNSTATPKLPQANGTHVPHSPEANHSPSDSDRSPEEHQASFSPGPVDSPNSSMENPLDTTGDITVEEVKDFLASSEEAERNMRNASEDEARPPGILIK; via the exons ATGATGAAGTTTCGGTTCCGGCGGCAGGGAGCGGACCCGCACCGGGAACGGCTCCGCCACGACCTGTTCGCCTTCAGCAAG ACCGTGGAGCACGGCTTCCCCAGCCAGCCCAGCGCCCTGGCCTACGACCCCCGGCTGCGCGTGATGGCCATCGGCACCAAGGCGGGAGCGGTGAAGCT ATACGGTGCACCCGGGGTGGAGCTGACGGGCTTGCACAAGGAGACGGCCACCGTCACCCAGCTGCACTTCTTGGCCGGGCAG ggctggctgctgtccctgctggatGACAACACGCTGCACCTCTGGGAGATCTACCAGAAGGAGGGCTGCTCCCACCTGGAGGAGACCCGCAGCTTCGGCCTCCCGGCGCGCCCCGG CTGCTCCCCCAGCATCACGAGGGTGACGGTGATCCTGCCCATGGCCCTGGGCGCCGTGGCCTGCCTGGGCACCGAGGGCGGCGCCGTTTACTTCCTCACCCTGCCCGGCCTCGTGCTGCTGGAGGACAAAACCCTCTTCCAGGACGAGATCCTACAAAG TGTGCCCGATGAATATCGCTGCGGGAAGGCTTTGGGGCCGGTGGAGTCCATCCAGGAGCACCCCCGTGATGCTGGCAGGCTCCTCATCGGGTACAGCCGCGGGCTGGTGGCTCTGTGGGACCAGAGCACGCGCGCCGTCCAGCACCTCTTCCTGGGGAACCAG cagctggagagcctGGCCTGGGAGCACAGCGGGAAGAGCATCGTCAGCTCGCACAGCGACGGCGGCTACATGGTGTGGGCGGCCGGCGGCAGCGGGCAGAGGACGCAGCAGCCCGTCCTCTCCACCATCCCCTACG GTCCCTTCCCCTGCAAAGCCATCAACAAGATCCTGTGGCGGACCTGCGAGTCGGG CAAccccttcatcatcttcaacGGCGGCATGCCCCGGGCTAGCTACGGCGACCGGCACTGCGTCAGCGTGCTGCAGGGCCAGACCCTGGCCACGCTGGACTTCACCTCCCGAGTCATCGATTTCTTCACCGTGCAGAACCCCGAGGTGCCCGAGGGAG gCTTTGAGAACCCCCGCGccctggtggtgctggtggaggaggagctggtggtGATCGACCTGCAGACCCCCGGCTGGCCCACCATCCCCGCCCCGTACCTGGCCCCGCTCCACTCCTCCGCCATCACCTGCTCCTACCACATCTCCAACGTGCCCCTCAAGCTCTGGGAGAGGATCGTCAGCGTcggggagcagcagagcccccgCCTCTCCTCCGCG GCTTGGCCCATCAACGGGGGGAAGAACCTGGCCCAGGAGCCCACGCAGCGAGGTCTGCTCCTCACCGG GCACGAGGACGGCACGGTGCGGTTCTGGGACGCCTCGGGGGTGTCTCTGAAGCCTCTCTACAAGCTGGGCACCGCCGGCATCTTCCAGACCGACTGCGAGCACAACGACAGCCTCAACCAGGCGGGCGAGGAGGAGTGGCCGCCGTTCCGCAAG GTGGGCTGCTTTGATCCCTACAGCGACGACCCCCGCCTGGGCATCCAGAAGATCGCTCTGTGCAAATACACGGCCAAGATGGTGGTGGCAGGCACGGCCGGCCAG GTGCTGGTGATGGAGCTGAGCGACGAGAAGTCAGAGCACGCCGTCAGCGTGGCCACGGTGGACCTGCTGCAGGACCGCGAGGGCTTCACCTGGAAGGGCCACGACCGCCTGGCGCCCCGCAACGGCCCCCTCGCCTTCGCCCCCGGCTTCCAGCCCAGCGTCCTGGTGCAGTGCGTGCCCCCCGCCGCCGTCACCGCCGTCACCCTGCACTCCGAGTGGAACCTGGTGGCTTTCGGCACCAGCCACGGCTTCGGGCTCTTCGATTACTACCGGCGCAACCCGGTGCTGGCCAG GTGTACGCTGCACCCCAACGACTCGCTGGCCATGGAGGGGCCCCTGTCCCGCGTCAAGTCCCTGAAGAAGTCCCTGCGGCAGTCCTTCCGCCGCATCCGCAAGAGCAGGGTGTCGGGCAAGAAGAGGCTCAACCCCGGCAGCCCCTCCAGCAAG GAGGCCAACGCGCAGCTGGCGGAGCAGGCGGGCCCCCCCGAGGTGGAGATGACCCCGGTGCAGCGGCGGATCGAGCCCCGCTCGGCCGACGACTCGCTCTCCGGCGTGGTGCGCTGCCTCTACTTCGCCGACACCTTCCTGCGGGATG CCGCCCACCACGGCCCCACGATGTGGGCAGGGACCAACTCGGGCTCGGTGTTCGCCTACGCCCTGGAGGTGCCGTCGCAGGAGAAGTTTTCGGAGCGGGCGGTGGAGGCGGTGCTGGGCAAGGAGATTCAGCTGATGCACCGGGCACCCGTGGTGGCCATCGCCGTGCTGGACGGCCGGGGGAACCCCCTGCCCGAGCCCTACGAGGTGTCACGGGACCTGGCCAAGGCCCCCGACATGCAGGGCAGCCACTCCATGCTCATCTCCTCGGAGGAGCAGTTCAAG GTCTTCACGCTGCCCAAAGTGAGCGCGAAGACCAAGTTCAAGCTGACGGcccacgagggctgccgggttcGGAAGGTGGCTCTGGTGAGCCTGGCGAGCGCCGGCCCCGAGGAACGGGTGGAGAACTGCCTGGCCTGCCTCACCAACCTGGGCGACATCCACATCTTCACCGTGCCCAGCCTGCGGCCCCAGGTGCACTACGGCTGCATCCGCAAGGAGGACATCAGCGGCATCGCCTCCTGCGTCTTCACCAAGCACGGCCAAG GTTTCTACTTGATCTCGCCCTCCGAGTTCGAGCGCTTCTCGCTGAGTGCCAGGAACGTGACGGAGCCGCTGTGCTGCCTGGAGGTCTCCCGGCTGCAGGACACCTCCTGCCTCAG CAACTCGACGGCGACGCCGAAGCTGCCGCAAGCCAACGGCACCCACGTCCCGCACAGCCCCGAGGCCAACCATTCCCCTTCCGACAGTGACA GGTCCCCCGAGGAGCACCAGGCCTCCTTCTCGCCCGGCCCCGTCGACTCGCCCAACAGCAGCATGGAGAACCCGCTGGACACCACCGGGGACATCACGGTGGAAGAAGTGAAGGATTTCCTGGC GTCCTCGGAGGAGGCGGAGAGGAACATGAGGAACGCCAGCGAGGACGAGGCGCGGCCCCCCGGCATCCTCATCAAATGA
- the LLGL1 gene encoding lethal(2) giant larvae protein homolog 1 isoform X1, which yields MMKFRFRRQGADPHRERLRHDLFAFSKTVEHGFPSQPSALAYDPRLRVMAIGTKAGAVKLYGAPGVELTGLHKETATVTQLHFLAGQGWLLSLLDDNTLHLWEIYQKEGCSHLEETRSFGLPARPGCSPSITRVTVILPMALGAVACLGTEGGAVYFLTLPGLVLLEDKTLFQDEILQSVPDEYRCGKALGPVESIQEHPRDAGRLLIGYSRGLVALWDQSTRAVQHLFLGNQQLESLAWEHSGKSIVSSHSDGGYMVWAAGGSGQRTQQPVLSTIPYGPFPCKAINKILWRTCESGNPFIIFNGGMPRASYGDRHCVSVLQGQTLATLDFTSRVIDFFTVQNPEVPEGGFENPRALVVLVEEELVVIDLQTPGWPTIPAPYLAPLHSSAITCSYHISNVPLKLWERIVSVGEQQSPRLSSAAWPINGGKNLAQEPTQRGLLLTGHEDGTVRFWDASGVSLKPLYKLGTAGIFQTDCEHNDSLNQAGEEEWPPFRKVGCFDPYSDDPRLGIQKIALCKYTAKMVVAGTAGQVLVMELSDEKSEHAVSVATVDLLQDREGFTWKGHDRLAPRNGPLAFAPGFQPSVLVQCVPPAAVTAVTLHSEWNLVAFGTSHGFGLFDYYRRNPVLARCTLHPNDSLAMEGPLSRVKSLKKSLRQSFRRIRKSRVSGKKRLNPGSPSSKVQEANAQLAEQAGPPEVEMTPVQRRIEPRSADDSLSGVVRCLYFADTFLRDAAHHGPTMWAGTNSGSVFAYALEVPSQEKFSERAVEAVLGKEIQLMHRAPVVAIAVLDGRGNPLPEPYEVSRDLAKAPDMQGSHSMLISSEEQFKVFTLPKVSAKTKFKLTAHEGCRVRKVALVSLASAGPEERVENCLACLTNLGDIHIFTVPSLRPQVHYGCIRKEDISGIASCVFTKHGQGFYLISPSEFERFSLSARNVTEPLCCLEVSRLQDTSCLSNSTATPKLPQANGTHVPHSPEANHSPSDSDRSPEEHQASFSPGPVDSPNSSMENPLDTTGDITVEEVKDFLASSEEAERNMRNASEDEARPPGILIK from the exons ATGATGAAGTTTCGGTTCCGGCGGCAGGGAGCGGACCCGCACCGGGAACGGCTCCGCCACGACCTGTTCGCCTTCAGCAAG ACCGTGGAGCACGGCTTCCCCAGCCAGCCCAGCGCCCTGGCCTACGACCCCCGGCTGCGCGTGATGGCCATCGGCACCAAGGCGGGAGCGGTGAAGCT ATACGGTGCACCCGGGGTGGAGCTGACGGGCTTGCACAAGGAGACGGCCACCGTCACCCAGCTGCACTTCTTGGCCGGGCAG ggctggctgctgtccctgctggatGACAACACGCTGCACCTCTGGGAGATCTACCAGAAGGAGGGCTGCTCCCACCTGGAGGAGACCCGCAGCTTCGGCCTCCCGGCGCGCCCCGG CTGCTCCCCCAGCATCACGAGGGTGACGGTGATCCTGCCCATGGCCCTGGGCGCCGTGGCCTGCCTGGGCACCGAGGGCGGCGCCGTTTACTTCCTCACCCTGCCCGGCCTCGTGCTGCTGGAGGACAAAACCCTCTTCCAGGACGAGATCCTACAAAG TGTGCCCGATGAATATCGCTGCGGGAAGGCTTTGGGGCCGGTGGAGTCCATCCAGGAGCACCCCCGTGATGCTGGCAGGCTCCTCATCGGGTACAGCCGCGGGCTGGTGGCTCTGTGGGACCAGAGCACGCGCGCCGTCCAGCACCTCTTCCTGGGGAACCAG cagctggagagcctGGCCTGGGAGCACAGCGGGAAGAGCATCGTCAGCTCGCACAGCGACGGCGGCTACATGGTGTGGGCGGCCGGCGGCAGCGGGCAGAGGACGCAGCAGCCCGTCCTCTCCACCATCCCCTACG GTCCCTTCCCCTGCAAAGCCATCAACAAGATCCTGTGGCGGACCTGCGAGTCGGG CAAccccttcatcatcttcaacGGCGGCATGCCCCGGGCTAGCTACGGCGACCGGCACTGCGTCAGCGTGCTGCAGGGCCAGACCCTGGCCACGCTGGACTTCACCTCCCGAGTCATCGATTTCTTCACCGTGCAGAACCCCGAGGTGCCCGAGGGAG gCTTTGAGAACCCCCGCGccctggtggtgctggtggaggaggagctggtggtGATCGACCTGCAGACCCCCGGCTGGCCCACCATCCCCGCCCCGTACCTGGCCCCGCTCCACTCCTCCGCCATCACCTGCTCCTACCACATCTCCAACGTGCCCCTCAAGCTCTGGGAGAGGATCGTCAGCGTcggggagcagcagagcccccgCCTCTCCTCCGCG GCTTGGCCCATCAACGGGGGGAAGAACCTGGCCCAGGAGCCCACGCAGCGAGGTCTGCTCCTCACCGG GCACGAGGACGGCACGGTGCGGTTCTGGGACGCCTCGGGGGTGTCTCTGAAGCCTCTCTACAAGCTGGGCACCGCCGGCATCTTCCAGACCGACTGCGAGCACAACGACAGCCTCAACCAGGCGGGCGAGGAGGAGTGGCCGCCGTTCCGCAAG GTGGGCTGCTTTGATCCCTACAGCGACGACCCCCGCCTGGGCATCCAGAAGATCGCTCTGTGCAAATACACGGCCAAGATGGTGGTGGCAGGCACGGCCGGCCAG GTGCTGGTGATGGAGCTGAGCGACGAGAAGTCAGAGCACGCCGTCAGCGTGGCCACGGTGGACCTGCTGCAGGACCGCGAGGGCTTCACCTGGAAGGGCCACGACCGCCTGGCGCCCCGCAACGGCCCCCTCGCCTTCGCCCCCGGCTTCCAGCCCAGCGTCCTGGTGCAGTGCGTGCCCCCCGCCGCCGTCACCGCCGTCACCCTGCACTCCGAGTGGAACCTGGTGGCTTTCGGCACCAGCCACGGCTTCGGGCTCTTCGATTACTACCGGCGCAACCCGGTGCTGGCCAG GTGTACGCTGCACCCCAACGACTCGCTGGCCATGGAGGGGCCCCTGTCCCGCGTCAAGTCCCTGAAGAAGTCCCTGCGGCAGTCCTTCCGCCGCATCCGCAAGAGCAGGGTGTCGGGCAAGAAGAGGCTCAACCCCGGCAGCCCCTCCAGCAAG GTGCAGGAGGCCAACGCGCAGCTGGCGGAGCAGGCGGGCCCCCCCGAGGTGGAGATGACCCCGGTGCAGCGGCGGATCGAGCCCCGCTCGGCCGACGACTCGCTCTCCGGCGTGGTGCGCTGCCTCTACTTCGCCGACACCTTCCTGCGGGATG CCGCCCACCACGGCCCCACGATGTGGGCAGGGACCAACTCGGGCTCGGTGTTCGCCTACGCCCTGGAGGTGCCGTCGCAGGAGAAGTTTTCGGAGCGGGCGGTGGAGGCGGTGCTGGGCAAGGAGATTCAGCTGATGCACCGGGCACCCGTGGTGGCCATCGCCGTGCTGGACGGCCGGGGGAACCCCCTGCCCGAGCCCTACGAGGTGTCACGGGACCTGGCCAAGGCCCCCGACATGCAGGGCAGCCACTCCATGCTCATCTCCTCGGAGGAGCAGTTCAAG GTCTTCACGCTGCCCAAAGTGAGCGCGAAGACCAAGTTCAAGCTGACGGcccacgagggctgccgggttcGGAAGGTGGCTCTGGTGAGCCTGGCGAGCGCCGGCCCCGAGGAACGGGTGGAGAACTGCCTGGCCTGCCTCACCAACCTGGGCGACATCCACATCTTCACCGTGCCCAGCCTGCGGCCCCAGGTGCACTACGGCTGCATCCGCAAGGAGGACATCAGCGGCATCGCCTCCTGCGTCTTCACCAAGCACGGCCAAG GTTTCTACTTGATCTCGCCCTCCGAGTTCGAGCGCTTCTCGCTGAGTGCCAGGAACGTGACGGAGCCGCTGTGCTGCCTGGAGGTCTCCCGGCTGCAGGACACCTCCTGCCTCAG CAACTCGACGGCGACGCCGAAGCTGCCGCAAGCCAACGGCACCCACGTCCCGCACAGCCCCGAGGCCAACCATTCCCCTTCCGACAGTGACA GGTCCCCCGAGGAGCACCAGGCCTCCTTCTCGCCCGGCCCCGTCGACTCGCCCAACAGCAGCATGGAGAACCCGCTGGACACCACCGGGGACATCACGGTGGAAGAAGTGAAGGATTTCCTGGC GTCCTCGGAGGAGGCGGAGAGGAACATGAGGAACGCCAGCGAGGACGAGGCGCGGCCCCCCGGCATCCTCATCAAATGA